The Fusarium poae strain DAOMC 252244 chromosome 2, whole genome shotgun sequence nucleotide sequence AAGAGACTTGATCCCGCTGCCTGGGATAAGAAGGAAACTCTATGTAAAGGGTGGGGCGGGAATGGATGGGATACACGAACTCCGGAAGGTGTCGATAAGCTCTGGGAAGATTCCGGAGCCGGCGGACAGCTCGACCTGTTTATTCTCATGCAGTGGGGTAAGTATCTTGGACATCTCTTCTTGGTGATAGAAACTGACAACCACAGAACATGAGAACAACTGGCTTAAGAACGTGGAAAGCCAAGTCATGGATGGCACTAGTGGTAAGAGCGGTGCTGCTGGTTGCGGTGTTCTTGGTTCCCAGTGCAAGCCCCTGAACGATATGAGTTGCGAGGACCAGTGGGATAAGTATGGCCAAGATACTATCATTGGTAAAAACTCTTACTGGATCTTCCAGGCTGCCAAGGGTGTACATGCCAAGTTCAACGAGCTAAAGAGACAGCTCACCGATGAGACTCTCATTAGTAGTCTTCGGATCGGCCAGATGGTAAAGGACTTTGATGGAAGTGAAAACGATGCTGGCAATGTTTTGGGTTGGCTGGCTGCTGCATCTAGCATGGGCAATGCCGTCGGTGGACTTGTCCCCGGTGCTGTAAGttcaatcttctcaatgCCTCAACTTAGACTAACTTGACAAGGGTAACGGGTTCGCTGCCGGTTTTGGTATTTTGGGTGGCATCTTTTCTGGTCTTGCTAGTCAGAGTGAAGACGAGATTGACCAGAGCACCATCTCTGCCGCGCTCGCCGATGTGTTTGAGTCTGCCACCAAGAAGATCGAAGATACCCTCCGCATCGTTATGGGTGGAGGCACCGAGGACGAATACAATGCCCTTCCCGCCCCCAAGTGGGATACCTTCCAGTCCAAGATCACAAAGTTCTTCAATGGCGGATGGTTCCTCCTCGACGATGACGCCGCGGCTGTCAAAGTTGCCATTTCATCCATCAGCAACAATATTAAGACCAAGGTCGCGAACGATGTAATGAAGGCGGCCAAACTTCACCTTGTCGCTGACAAGCGCGATGGCTATGGAAGTCGGGAGGACTGTGGTTACTCAACTGGCCGCCAGTGGATGTCTCTCAAGGACGGCGAGGAGTACTGCTTTTACATCATGCGCAACAACCCTAACAACAACCGTATCAAGGACTGggttgaggctgaggaggtTATTTACGAGAAGATGGCCGACTACGGACTTGGCGACCGGGAGAAGTACTATCGCGCGGTTCTTGATTGTGCGCTGAGTGATGCTGATGACATTGATGTCGGTAATCTGGCCTGGGGAGAGATTCCCCAATGCTACTTTGATCTTCCTGCTGTCTTTATCGAGAAGGATAATGATGTCGGTTGTGGCGACCCTTTCTCTGACCCCGACTGCGCTTATGTCAAGGCTACTCCTATTGAGTAGGCCGGAGTATTAAAGTGTAAACATTTTCATATCACAAACACAATAGACTGAGAATAATAATGGGTTATGAATGTTGGTATTCATAATATTGAAACTATAACAATGTGGTCTgtaaagttaaaaaagaaCCACAACAATAACACCCGCCAGCCAAATCGAAAACGTCATGTGAGCAGCCGGATTTCCAGACTTATCCCACATAGCATGCCAAAAGAACTCGAGGAAATTTCCGAGTTAATCCTGATGATACGACGGCCAATCGTCAAAGTGTTCATGACAGGTGTCATAGAACTCGTCACGCCAATCCTCGTGTTCCCGGTGGGAGTCGTAGTCGCTTTCATCATCTGACGACCAATCGTCATCGGTATCGTACTCTGGCGCCGGCCTCTCGTTCAGCTCTTCTAGTCGGCATTCCAGTTTGGCCTCTTCGGTTTCGTCTTCAAGCTCAAATTTGTATTCAAGCTCGCTTTCATTGTTCGACGATTCCTTCTCCAAATCGCTCCAGGAATACTCGGTAGGCAGGAT carries:
- a CDS encoding hypothetical protein (SECRETED:SignalP(1-16)), which translates into the protein MKSNAAILTLATIASASPMSKRLDPAAWDKKETLCKGWGGNGWDTRTPEGVDKLWEDSGAGGQLDLFILMQWEHENNWLKNVESQVMDGTSGKSGAAGCGVLGSQCKPLNDMSCEDQWDKYGQDTIIGKNSYWIFQAAKGVHAKFNELKRQLTDETLISSLRIGQMVKDFDGSENDAGNVLGWLAAASSMGNAVGGLVPGAGNGFAAGFGILGGIFSGLASQSEDEIDQSTISAALADVFESATKKIEDTLRIVMGGGTEDEYNALPAPKWDTFQSKITKFFNGGWFLLDDDAAAVKVAISSISNNIKTKVANDVMKAAKLHLVADKRDGYGSREDCGYSTGRQWMSLKDGEEYCFYIMRNNPNNNRIKDWVEAEEVIYEKMADYGLGDREKYYRAVLDCALSDADDIDVGNLAWGEIPQCYFDLPAVFIEKDNDVGCGDPFSDPDCAYVKATPIE